Proteins encoded within one genomic window of Brachybacterium avium:
- a CDS encoding Fur family transcriptional regulator: MTTADHTAALRGAGLRVTAPRLATLAAVEAHPHADAEAIAQAVRERLGTVSRQAVYDVLNALSDVELLRRVAVGGRSMQYELHRHDNHHHLVCRECGRLEDVACAVGAAPCLVPHDDLGFDVEIADVVYRGTCSDCRAAKAVSTAGRPAPGSP, translated from the coding sequence ATGACGACCGCCGATCACACCGCCGCCCTCCGGGGCGCGGGCCTGCGCGTGACCGCTCCGCGGCTGGCGACGCTGGCGGCGGTCGAGGCGCACCCGCATGCTGACGCGGAAGCCATCGCGCAGGCCGTTCGAGAGCGCCTGGGGACCGTGTCCCGCCAGGCGGTCTATGACGTCCTCAACGCCCTCTCCGACGTGGAGCTGCTGCGCCGCGTCGCGGTGGGCGGGCGCAGCATGCAGTACGAGCTGCACCGGCACGACAACCACCATCACCTGGTCTGCCGCGAGTGCGGTCGGCTCGAGGATGTCGCGTGCGCGGTCGGTGCGGCGCCCTGCCTGGTCCCGCACGACGATCTGGGCTTCGACGTCGAGATCGCCGACGTCGTCTACCGCGGCACCTGCTCGGACTGTCGGGCGGCGAAGGCTGTAAGCACGGCTGGGCGCCCGGCGCCCGGCAGCCCCTGA
- a CDS encoding ABC transporter permease, producing the protein MRPDIDLRSYLDTRGATILLTLSVLALLAFAALGGLIQPAVMPQGTADVEFTVIVLGLPLSLIIPVFAVMMTAGEWSDRSIQNTFLQRPGRLGVLVSKVIAATAVVAVLVALAIGLAAAATWIGGELMGEGAVFSSFESLLTTQLPILAATLLFSLAMGILLQSTVISLVIAIGLPFVISTAGVLTMTFGSELISDIVRAVDLSAAADALGAGTAGAFELLPLALLVLLPAALGVRRWSQREVG; encoded by the coding sequence ATGCGACCCGATATCGACCTGCGCAGCTACCTCGACACCCGCGGCGCCACGATCCTGCTGACCCTCTCCGTGCTGGCGCTCCTCGCCTTCGCCGCGCTCGGCGGGCTCATCCAGCCCGCCGTGATGCCGCAGGGCACCGCCGACGTGGAGTTCACCGTCATCGTGCTCGGCCTCCCGCTGAGCCTGATCATCCCCGTGTTCGCGGTGATGATGACGGCGGGGGAGTGGTCCGACCGCTCCATCCAGAACACCTTCCTACAGCGCCCCGGACGGCTGGGGGTGCTGGTCTCGAAGGTCATCGCCGCCACCGCGGTGGTGGCGGTGCTGGTGGCGCTGGCCATCGGACTGGCGGCCGCCGCCACCTGGATCGGCGGCGAGCTGATGGGGGAGGGAGCCGTCTTCTCCTCCTTCGAGAGCCTGCTGACCACCCAGCTGCCGATCCTGGCCGCGACCCTGCTGTTCTCCCTGGCCATGGGCATCCTCCTGCAGTCCACGGTGATCTCGCTGGTCATCGCGATCGGTCTGCCCTTCGTGATCAGCACCGCCGGCGTGCTCACCATGACCTTCGGCTCCGAGCTGATCAGCGACATCGTGCGAGCGGTGGACCTGTCTGCGGCGGCCGACGCGCTGGGAGCCGGGACCGCGGGTGCCTTCGAGCTGCTGCCGCTGGCACTGCTGGTGCTCCTCCCCGCTGCGCTGGGGGTCCGTCGCTGGTCGCAGCGAGAAGTCGGCTGA
- a CDS encoding SDR family oxidoreductase gives MGARTVWVTGAGSGMGRASALAAAREGRPVALSGRRRPQLEEVAEQIRAEGGTALVVPLDVTDRAAVRSAADRIAQELGGVEALVLSAGLNAPRRYWRDQELAEFTTITETNLLGPVSVIDAVLPGMRERGAGTIVLISSYAAWRFSPDAGTAYSASKTALGPLAATLNAQEARHGIRACHLCPGDVDSDFLDQRPLVPGETDRAVMLTAEDIGRAVSFVLTSPPHVIIDELVISPAKPAA, from the coding sequence ATGGGTGCACGCACCGTATGGGTGACCGGAGCGGGGTCGGGCATGGGCAGGGCCTCGGCGCTCGCGGCGGCGCGGGAGGGTCGGCCGGTCGCGCTCTCCGGGCGGCGCCGGCCACAGCTCGAGGAGGTGGCCGAACAGATCCGGGCCGAGGGCGGCACCGCGCTGGTGGTGCCGCTGGATGTCACCGATCGCGCCGCAGTGCGCTCGGCCGCCGACAGGATCGCGCAGGAGCTCGGCGGGGTCGAGGCGCTGGTGCTGTCCGCGGGCCTGAACGCCCCGCGCCGCTACTGGCGGGATCAGGAGCTCGCGGAGTTCACCACGATCACCGAGACCAACCTGCTGGGGCCGGTCAGCGTCATCGATGCGGTCCTGCCCGGGATGCGCGAGCGCGGAGCGGGCACCATCGTGCTGATCTCCTCGTACGCGGCCTGGCGCTTCTCACCGGATGCCGGCACGGCCTACAGCGCCTCGAAGACGGCGCTCGGCCCGCTGGCGGCGACGCTGAACGCGCAGGAGGCCCGGCACGGCATCCGCGCCTGTCATCTCTGCCCCGGGGACGTGGACAGTGACTTCCTGGACCAGCGGCCCCTGGTGCCGGGCGAGACGGACCGGGCGGTCATGCTCACCGCCGAGGACATCGGCCGGGCGGTGTCGTTCGTGCTGACCAGCCCGCCTCATGTGATCATCGACGAGCTGGTGATCAGCCCCGCGAAGCCCGCCGCCTGA
- a CDS encoding lysophospholipid acyltransferase family protein, giving the protein MARRFYFGARNFSRPFVKLLWNPRVTGLENIPREGGFVIASNHLANIDSFMLPVVLPRQIRFVAKDTLWTQKGLRGRLLHWFFEAVEAVPVDREALSSGKGALQAGLSILRDGDGFAIYPEGTRSRDGLLHPGKQGAAWLAVESGCPVIPVGLKGTQHMFSRLIPQRGAITVRVGAPIEVDDIDPSASKGVRRRLLNARIMDEIQKLSGQRRA; this is encoded by the coding sequence GTGGCCAGACGCTTCTACTTCGGCGCCCGCAATTTCTCGCGCCCCTTCGTCAAGCTCCTGTGGAACCCGCGGGTCACCGGGCTCGAGAACATCCCCCGCGAGGGCGGGTTCGTGATCGCCTCGAACCACCTCGCGAATATCGACAGCTTCATGCTGCCGGTGGTGCTGCCGCGGCAGATCCGCTTCGTCGCCAAGGACACCCTGTGGACCCAGAAGGGGCTGCGCGGCCGCCTCCTGCACTGGTTCTTCGAGGCCGTCGAAGCGGTGCCGGTGGACCGGGAGGCCCTCTCCTCCGGCAAGGGGGCCCTGCAGGCCGGGCTGTCCATCCTGCGTGACGGCGACGGCTTCGCGATCTACCCCGAGGGCACCCGCTCCAGGGACGGGCTGCTGCATCCCGGGAAGCAGGGTGCCGCCTGGCTCGCCGTGGAGTCCGGGTGCCCGGTGATCCCCGTCGGGCTCAAGGGGACCCAGCACATGTTCTCGCGACTGATCCCCCAGCGCGGCGCCATCACCGTTCGCGTGGGCGCTCCGATCGAGGTGGACGACATCGATCCCAGCGCCTCCAAGGGTGTGCGCCGGCGGCTGTTGAACGCACGAATCATGGACGAGATCCAGAAGCTCTCCGGCCAGCGCCGCGCATAG
- a CDS encoding universal stress protein, with protein sequence MAVVVGFIPTEVGFKALAAAREEAEQRGGPLIVVNVLREGVSEDPRHANDQHREIARDQLRGASVRVEFRQESTGADDIADVLLDVVEAEGAELLVIGVRHQQDLSRHLLGLTIQKLLLSSNSEVLVV encoded by the coding sequence ATGGCCGTCGTCGTCGGATTCATCCCCACCGAGGTGGGTTTCAAGGCGCTGGCCGCTGCCCGCGAGGAGGCGGAGCAGCGTGGTGGCCCGCTGATCGTCGTCAACGTGCTGCGAGAAGGGGTCTCGGAGGACCCGCGGCACGCGAACGACCAGCACCGGGAGATCGCTCGTGACCAGTTGCGCGGCGCCTCCGTGCGCGTCGAGTTCCGCCAGGAGAGCACCGGTGCGGATGACATCGCCGACGTGCTGCTCGACGTGGTCGAGGCCGAGGGGGCCGAGCTGCTGGTCATCGGTGTCCGCCACCAGCAGGATCTCTCCCGCCACCTGCTGGGGCTCACCATCCAGAAGCTCCTGCTCTCCTCGAACAGCGAGGTTCTCGTCGTCTGA
- a CDS encoding Gfo/Idh/MocA family oxidoreductase → MPKTLNIAVIGAGTMAQAVHLPVLRRRWDRFTVAALVEHSPRRRREAADVWGLEEDIRFESVADLIAAVRAKTVTLDGAVLSTDGLHVEDLLALMRRGIPVLVEPPLGFSAEEVATVADFERMTGRRLVMMAYPSSTTTP, encoded by the coding sequence ATGCCGAAGACCTTGAACATCGCCGTGATCGGCGCCGGAACGATGGCCCAGGCCGTGCACCTGCCGGTGCTGCGGCGGCGCTGGGACCGCTTCACGGTCGCCGCGCTGGTGGAGCATTCCCCGCGCCGCCGCCGGGAGGCCGCAGACGTCTGGGGCCTCGAGGAGGACATCCGCTTCGAATCCGTCGCCGATCTGATCGCCGCGGTGCGCGCCAAGACGGTGACGCTGGACGGCGCCGTGCTGTCCACCGACGGTCTGCATGTCGAGGATCTGCTCGCGCTCATGCGTCGGGGCATCCCGGTGCTGGTGGAGCCGCCGCTGGGCTTCTCCGCCGAGGAGGTCGCGACGGTCGCCGATTTCGAGCGGATGACCGGTCGTCGCCTGGTGATGATGGCCTACCCCAGCAGTACGACGACTCCGTGA
- a CDS encoding ABC transporter ATP-binding protein yields the protein MTSTTPSAATGIGLQVRDLRKLYGTRAAVDDLSFDCAPGTVTGFLGPNGAGKSTTLRILTGLALPDAGQALVGGESFRSLSNPARTIGVMLDARALHNGRTGLETLRLTARTVGMPTARADEVLEMVGLQDAGGKRVGGYSYGMRQRLGIGVALIGDPSVLVLDEPANGLDPEGIRWMRRLLRTFADAGGTVLLSSHQLREVEATVDRLVVIAQGRLVSEGTLEQLTAGAGTRVSALDPQALAAALDRHGIAYESRPGDELEVSLAPEDMGRLALREQLVLISLGATSGGGLEDVFFSLTGQEETPAGTAQDVPSAAAAASRAQAAEPAPATSR from the coding sequence ATGACCTCCACGACCCCCTCCGCAGCCACGGGCATCGGCCTTCAGGTGCGCGACCTCCGCAAGCTCTACGGCACCCGCGCCGCGGTCGACGATCTCAGCTTCGACTGCGCCCCCGGCACCGTCACCGGCTTCCTCGGCCCCAACGGGGCCGGCAAGTCCACCACCCTGCGCATTCTCACCGGCCTCGCCCTGCCCGATGCGGGCCAGGCGCTCGTGGGTGGGGAGAGCTTCCGCAGCCTCTCGAACCCGGCCCGCACCATCGGCGTGATGCTCGACGCCCGGGCGCTGCACAACGGGCGCACCGGCCTGGAGACCCTGCGCCTGACCGCCCGCACCGTCGGCATGCCGACCGCTCGGGCCGACGAGGTGCTGGAGATGGTCGGCCTGCAGGACGCCGGCGGCAAGCGCGTCGGCGGCTACTCCTACGGCATGCGCCAGCGGCTCGGCATCGGTGTCGCGCTGATCGGTGACCCCTCCGTGCTGGTCCTGGACGAGCCGGCGAACGGCCTGGACCCCGAGGGGATCCGCTGGATGCGTCGTCTGCTGCGCACGTTCGCCGACGCCGGCGGCACCGTGCTGCTGTCCAGCCATCAGCTCCGCGAGGTCGAGGCCACGGTGGATCGTCTGGTGGTGATCGCGCAGGGTCGACTGGTCAGCGAGGGGACCCTCGAGCAGCTGACCGCCGGGGCGGGCACCCGCGTGAGCGCGCTCGACCCCCAGGCGCTGGCCGCCGCTCTGGACCGCCACGGCATCGCCTATGAGAGCCGCCCCGGCGACGAGCTCGAGGTGAGCCTCGCCCCCGAGGACATGGGCCGCCTCGCGCTGCGCGAGCAGCTGGTGCTCATCTCGCTCGGCGCCACCTCCGGCGGCGGGCTCGAGGACGTCTTCTTCTCCCTCACCGGTCAGGAGGAGACGCCCGCGGGCACCGCCCAGGACGTGCCCTCCGCCGCAGCCGCGGCCAGCAGGGCCCAGGCCGCCGAGCCCGCCCCGGCCACGAGCCGCTGA
- a CDS encoding alpha/beta hydrolase, with the protein MTHAARARRPLSRLAAGAATAVLLLAGCTGVDPAPDGDESADPDASATSAPSTDGPALEEIGTSAAQDLGTDPAEDPAYAEYYAQEIDWGACDGVDGEDLECGTVTVPLVWNDPEAGDIDLAVGRLPADGERTGSLVTNPGGPGGSGVNFLESVPFMISPEVRAAYDVVGFDPRGVNRSAGVECLSDEETDEYLAATAEPGSAEAAELSEKWAARIAAACEAHSGEELPYLDTYSAARDMDVLRDALGSEQLDYLGYSYGTYLGASYADLYPDRVGRFVLDGAMDPALSMNEIAAGQAEGFEHAIEAFLADCLERDAACPFTGTEEEAKQQLIAFFSSLDESPLDSGDPERPVTGAMARSAVITLLYEDGLWRFGREALTDAMKGDGAQLLNIADLSSERQPDGSYRTNATFAIMAVNCLDRPGVADDDWVQQEAERLEEEYPTFGAMMGGDGCTDWPVPPLREPAPIAAEGAGPIVVIGTTGDPATPYAWAESLSTQLDDAVLLTFDGNGHTAYGRSGGCIEAEVDAYLLEGTVPEDGLTC; encoded by the coding sequence ATGACCCATGCCGCCCGCGCCCGCCGCCCGCTGTCCCGTCTCGCCGCCGGCGCCGCCACGGCGGTCCTGCTCCTGGCGGGATGCACCGGCGTCGATCCCGCTCCCGACGGCGACGAGTCGGCCGATCCCGACGCTTCTGCCACCTCCGCGCCCTCGACGGACGGGCCCGCGCTCGAGGAGATCGGGACCTCCGCCGCCCAGGACCTGGGCACCGATCCCGCCGAGGACCCCGCCTACGCCGAGTACTACGCGCAGGAGATCGACTGGGGCGCCTGCGACGGAGTCGACGGCGAGGATCTCGAATGCGGCACCGTCACCGTCCCGCTGGTCTGGAACGACCCGGAGGCCGGCGACATCGACCTCGCGGTGGGGCGTCTGCCCGCCGACGGCGAACGGACCGGATCCCTGGTCACCAACCCCGGCGGTCCCGGCGGGTCCGGGGTGAACTTCCTCGAGAGCGTGCCCTTCATGATCTCGCCCGAGGTCCGCGCCGCCTATGACGTGGTCGGCTTCGATCCGCGGGGCGTGAACCGCTCCGCCGGGGTCGAGTGCCTGAGCGACGAGGAGACCGACGAGTACCTCGCTGCCACCGCCGAGCCCGGCTCCGCCGAGGCGGCGGAGCTCTCCGAGAAGTGGGCTGCCCGGATCGCGGCGGCCTGCGAGGCGCACTCCGGTGAGGAGCTGCCCTACCTGGACACCTACTCCGCCGCCCGCGACATGGACGTGCTCCGGGATGCGCTCGGCTCGGAGCAGCTGGACTACCTCGGCTACTCCTACGGCACCTATCTCGGCGCCAGCTATGCCGACCTCTATCCGGACCGGGTGGGCCGCTTCGTGCTCGACGGTGCGATGGATCCCGCGCTGTCCATGAACGAGATCGCCGCCGGTCAGGCGGAGGGCTTCGAGCACGCGATCGAGGCATTCCTGGCCGACTGCCTCGAACGGGACGCGGCCTGCCCGTTCACAGGCACCGAGGAGGAGGCGAAGCAGCAGCTGATCGCCTTCTTCTCCTCCTTGGACGAGTCTCCGCTGGACTCCGGCGATCCCGAGCGTCCGGTCACCGGCGCGATGGCTCGCTCGGCGGTGATCACCCTGCTGTATGAGGATGGACTGTGGCGGTTCGGCCGCGAGGCCCTCACCGATGCGATGAAGGGCGACGGTGCCCAGCTGCTGAACATCGCCGACCTCTCCTCGGAGCGCCAGCCCGATGGCAGCTACCGCACCAACGCGACCTTCGCGATCATGGCCGTGAACTGCCTGGACCGCCCCGGGGTCGCCGACGACGACTGGGTCCAGCAGGAGGCGGAGCGGCTGGAGGAGGAGTACCCGACCTTCGGCGCGATGATGGGCGGGGACGGCTGCACCGACTGGCCGGTGCCGCCGCTGCGGGAACCCGCCCCGATCGCCGCCGAGGGCGCCGGACCGATCGTGGTCATCGGCACCACCGGTGATCCGGCCACCCCCTACGCCTGGGCGGAGAGCCTCTCCACGCAGCTCGACGATGCGGTGCTGCTGACCTTCGACGGGAACGGGCACACCGCCTACGGCCGCTCCGGTGGTTGCATCGAGGCGGAGGTCGACGCGTACCTGCTCGAGGGCACGGTGCCGGAGGATGGGCTGACCTGCTGA
- a CDS encoding catalase gives MTDFDPTIPSTTESGARRESDAHSLSLGADGPLMLHDVALVEKLARFDRERVPERSPHAKGSGAFGELEVTEDVSQYTKADLFQKGRKTPMLARFSTVAGELGSPDTWRDVRGFALKFYTQQGNFDIVGNNTPVFFLRDPIKFPDFIHSQKRTPDSGLRSNHMQWDFWSNSPETAHQVTYVMGQRGLPKSWRHMNGYGSHTYMWVNESGEKFWIKYHFHTDQGMEFLSNEEAEKIAGSDSDYHRRDLFDAIARGENPSWTMSVQVIPYEDAKNYRFNIFDLTKTVPHADYPLIKVGRFTLNKNPQNHYAQIEQAAFSPSNTVPGTGVSPDKMLLGRVFSYPDAQRHRIGTNFNQLPVNQPVVPTNSYDKEGFMQFLHSGDAPVYAPNSAGRAYQDQQGPVDNGWEADGEMVRAAYSLHADDGDFVQPGIMVREVFDDAQRDEFVETVAGSLATVEEPVLGKALQYWKNVDTTIGERIALAVGASKGDEQPGGDPQNA, from the coding sequence ATGACCGACTTCGATCCCACGATCCCGAGCACCACGGAGTCCGGCGCGCGCCGCGAGTCCGACGCGCACTCGCTGAGCCTCGGCGCCGACGGCCCGCTGATGCTCCACGACGTCGCCCTGGTCGAGAAGCTCGCCCGGTTCGACCGTGAGCGCGTCCCGGAGCGCAGCCCCCACGCCAAGGGCTCGGGTGCCTTCGGCGAGCTCGAGGTCACCGAGGACGTCTCGCAGTACACCAAGGCGGACCTCTTCCAGAAGGGGCGCAAGACCCCGATGCTGGCCCGCTTCTCCACCGTCGCCGGTGAGCTCGGCTCGCCCGACACCTGGCGCGACGTGCGCGGCTTCGCGCTGAAGTTCTACACCCAGCAGGGCAACTTCGACATCGTCGGCAACAACACCCCGGTGTTCTTCCTGCGCGACCCGATCAAGTTCCCGGACTTCATCCACTCCCAGAAGCGCACTCCGGACTCGGGCCTGCGCTCCAACCACATGCAGTGGGACTTCTGGAGCAACTCGCCGGAGACCGCGCACCAGGTGACCTACGTGATGGGTCAGCGCGGCCTGCCCAAGTCGTGGCGCCACATGAACGGCTACGGCTCGCACACCTACATGTGGGTCAACGAGTCCGGTGAGAAGTTCTGGATCAAGTACCACTTCCACACCGACCAGGGCATGGAGTTCCTCAGCAATGAGGAGGCCGAGAAGATCGCCGGCTCCGACAGCGACTACCACCGCCGGGACCTCTTCGATGCCATCGCGCGCGGCGAGAACCCCAGCTGGACCATGTCCGTGCAGGTCATCCCCTACGAGGATGCGAAGAACTACCGCTTCAACATCTTCGACCTGACCAAGACGGTCCCGCACGCGGACTACCCGCTGATCAAGGTCGGCCGCTTCACGCTGAACAAGAACCCGCAGAACCACTACGCGCAGATCGAGCAGGCCGCTTTCAGCCCCTCGAACACCGTGCCGGGCACGGGCGTCTCCCCGGACAAGATGCTGCTGGGCCGTGTCTTCTCCTACCCGGATGCGCAGCGTCACCGCATCGGCACCAACTTCAACCAGCTGCCCGTGAACCAGCCGGTCGTGCCCACGAACTCCTACGACAAGGAGGGGTTCATGCAGTTCCTGCACAGCGGGGACGCACCGGTGTACGCGCCGAACTCCGCCGGTCGGGCCTACCAGGACCAGCAGGGCCCGGTGGACAACGGCTGGGAGGCCGACGGCGAGATGGTGCGCGCGGCCTACTCCCTGCACGCGGACGACGGCGACTTCGTCCAGCCCGGCATCATGGTGCGCGAGGTGTTCGACGACGCCCAGCGTGACGAGTTCGTCGAGACCGTCGCCGGTTCGCTGGCCACGGTCGAGGAGCCGGTGCTGGGCAAGGCGCTGCAGTACTGGAAGAACGTGGATACCACCATCGGCGAGCGCATCGCGCTCGCGGTGGGCGCCTCCAAGGGTGATGAGCAGCCCGGCGGCGATCCGCAGAACGCCTGA
- a CDS encoding sensor histidine kinase codes for MDELGAPTRHRWMEILLVVVVTVEAATQVVLAAAPVDVWRAGLMVVLGLALLLRHRHWRWLLPVLLAVNALSLSLTVLIIITYGYSTRSHHRLLIFLVAVLAVVTGAVPSLLELGLGPRIGLTGLLVILLVVTASAATGMYTSTRRALLAQLQQRAEQAESGRAAAEDQARRAERTRIAREMHDIVAHKISLVAMHAGALEVNPNLERAQVQQSAGLIRQTATTALSELREVLGVLRGDGEEAPLAPQPTWEDVRRLVKTSQEAGVAVDLFDFIDDDVPDPLARTAYRVVQEGLTNIHKHAVHTKSRVALIGEPGTDLVIEVSNVLPKGFTTDLPGARMGLSGIETRVTHAGGTITAGPTDDGRFEVRAVIPWPTAT; via the coding sequence GTGGACGAACTCGGAGCGCCGACGCGGCACCGCTGGATGGAGATCCTGCTGGTCGTCGTGGTGACGGTGGAGGCGGCGACCCAGGTGGTGCTCGCCGCCGCGCCCGTCGACGTGTGGCGGGCCGGGCTGATGGTCGTGCTCGGCCTCGCCCTGCTGCTGCGCCACCGCCACTGGCGCTGGCTGCTGCCGGTGCTGCTGGCGGTCAACGCACTGTCGCTGTCCCTCACGGTGCTGATCATCATCACCTACGGCTACTCCACACGCAGCCACCACCGCCTGCTCATCTTCCTCGTGGCGGTGCTGGCCGTGGTCACCGGCGCGGTGCCCTCCCTGCTCGAGCTGGGTCTCGGGCCGCGCATCGGACTGACCGGGCTGCTGGTGATCCTCCTGGTGGTGACCGCTTCGGCCGCGACCGGCATGTACACCTCGACCCGTCGTGCGCTGCTGGCGCAGCTGCAGCAGCGGGCGGAGCAGGCGGAATCCGGTCGCGCCGCGGCGGAAGACCAGGCGCGGCGCGCCGAGCGCACCCGCATCGCGCGCGAGATGCACGACATCGTCGCCCACAAGATCTCGCTGGTGGCCATGCACGCCGGTGCGCTCGAGGTGAACCCGAACCTCGAGCGTGCCCAGGTCCAGCAGTCCGCCGGCCTCATCCGACAGACCGCCACGACCGCGCTCTCCGAGCTGCGGGAGGTGCTGGGCGTGCTGCGTGGGGACGGCGAGGAGGCGCCGCTGGCGCCCCAGCCGACCTGGGAGGACGTGCGCCGCCTGGTGAAGACCTCACAGGAGGCCGGGGTCGCGGTGGACCTCTTCGACTTCATCGACGACGACGTGCCGGATCCGCTGGCGCGCACCGCCTACCGGGTGGTGCAGGAGGGGCTGACCAACATCCACAAGCACGCCGTGCACACCAAGTCGCGGGTGGCCCTGATCGGCGAGCCCGGCACGGACCTGGTGATCGAGGTCAGTAATGTTCTCCCCAAGGGGTTCACCACCGATCTTCCCGGCGCCCGGATGGGGCTCTCGGGGATCGAGACCCGGGTGACGCACGCAGGCGGGACCATCACGGCAGGACCCACCGACGACGGACGATTCGAAGTGAGGGCGGTGATCCCGTGGCCGACGGCGACGTGA